The proteins below are encoded in one region of Grus americana isolate bGruAme1 chromosome 25, bGruAme1.mat, whole genome shotgun sequence:
- the EIF2D gene encoding eukaryotic translation initiation factor 2D isoform X3 has protein sequence MFSRAFRVRSNTAIKGSDRRKLRTDVAAAFPNLSAEQLTEFIPNKEELNVIKIYSHKGEAVTVYMNNRNPILFEIEKALYPTVYMLWVYPDLLPAFSTWPPVLQKLAGGADLMLPGVVVPSSGFPQVEPGTLCAVTLLGNRAPVAVAVATMSTAEMLAAGMKGKGFAVLHTYTDHLWEYGDKSYPPTLAPLVTDSAEKESAEDEEEMEGKEPLISFSTDPLQHVGMSDLSLKERDGCAILMGKEKLDENRAAETAEDANTEVQQEAEDSRTPQEQMDALFNQCFFHALKCKVKKSDLPLLTSTFLRSHMFSCCPAGQQLDIKKSSYKKFSKFLQCMQHQKILQVKELNKGVESIVEVDWKHPDVKAFAVPEGFSSASAAQDSKSEDREQVYHAPEIVPLYGVSTKMIPLFQESGHRKGSILSSSEVRNIIINYVKTNELVDETNKNFVKVNAILCDCLLDKLEQDEISNLKWDDLLSSLNNL, from the exons ATGTTCTCCAGGGCGTTCCGGGTGAGATCCAACACCGCCATCAAGGGGTCCGATCG GAGAAAACTACGAACTGATGTTGCAGCAGCTTTTCCTAACCTTAGCGCTGAACAATTGACTGAGTTTATTCCAAACAAGGAAGAGCTTAATGTCATCAAAATATATTCTCACAAAGGGGAGGCTGTCACTGTTTACATGAACAACAGGAATCCAATACTGTTTGAAATTGAGAAAGCTCTGTATCCAACAG TGTACATGCTGTGGGTCTACCCAGATCTTCTCCCTGCTTTTTCAACATGGCCCCCTGTGCTACAGAAACTAGCAGGAGGAGCAG ATCTGATGCTGCCAGGAGTTGTAGTGCCATCTTCTGGCTTTCCTCAAGTGGAGCCGGGCACACTCTGTGCTGTCACCCTCTTGGGAAACAG AGCTCCAGTAGCAGTTGCAGTCGCCACTATGTCCACGGCAGAGATGCTGGCTGCTGGAATGAAAGGGAAGGGCTTTGCAGTGTTGCATACTTACACAGATCACCTCTG GGAATATGGTGACAAATCTTATCCTCCTACCTTAGCTCCCTTGGTAACAGATTCTGCTGAAAAGGAGAGTgctgaagatgaggaagagatgGAGGGGAAAGAGCCTCTCATCAGCTTCTCCACTGACCCATTGCAGCATGTCGGCATGAGTGATTTGAGCCTGAAGGAGCGAGACGGTTGTGCAATACTGATGGGGAAGGAGAAACTCGATGagaacagagctgcagaaacagctgaagATGCTAACACAGAGGTTCAGCAGGAAGCTGAAGACAGCAGGACTCCACAAG agcaaATGGATGCATTATTTAATCAGTGCTTTTTTCATGCcttaaaatgcaaagtaaagAAATCAGATCTCCCTCTGCTCACCAGCACGTTTCTACGCAGCCATATGTTCTCATGCTG CCCCGCTGGACAACAACTGGACATAAAGAAGTCAAGCTATAAGAAG TTCTCTAAATTCCTGCAATGTATGCAGCACCAGAAGATCTTACAAGTGAAGGAGCTGAACAAAGGTGTGGAGAGCATTGTGGAAGTGGACTGGAAACATCCAGA CGTTAAAGCATTTGCAGTACCTGAAGGATTTTCTTCAGCCTCTGCTGCCCAAGACAGCAAGAGTGAAGACAGAGAACAAGTGTACCATGCTCCTGAAATCGTTCCACTTTATGGAGTCTCAACAAAAATGATCCCACTCTTTCAGGAATCTGGACACAG aaaAGGCAGCATCCTCTCAAGCAGCGAGGTGAGAAACATCATCATTAACTACGTGAAGACTAATGAGTTGGTTGATGAAACAAACAAGAA ctTTGTAAAGGTGAATGCCATTCTGTGCGACTGCCTGTTAGATAAATTGGAACAAGATGAAATCTCAAACCTGAAATGGGATGACCTCTTGAGCAG TCTCAACAACCTGTGA
- the EIF2D gene encoding eukaryotic translation initiation factor 2D isoform X2, with product MNNRNPILFEIEKALYPTVYMLWVYPDLLPAFSTWPPVLQKLAGGADLMLPGVVVPSSGFPQVEPGTLCAVTLLGNRAPVAVAVATMSTAEMLAAGMKGKGFAVLHTYTDHLWEYGDKSYPPTLAPLVTDSAEKESAEDEEEMEGKEPLISFSTDPLQHVGMSDLSLKERDGCAILMGKEKLDENRAAETAEDANTEVQQEAEDSRTPQEQMDALFNQCFFHALKCKVKKSDLPLLTSTFLRSHMFSCCPAGQQLDIKKSSYKKFSKFLQCMQHQKILQVKELNKGVESIVEVDWKHPDVKAFAVPEGFSSASAAQDSKSEDREQVYHAPEIVPLYGVSTKMIPLFQESGHRKGSILSSSEVRNIIINYVKTNELVDETNKNFVKVNAILCDCLLDKLEQDEISNLKWDDLLSRCLDRLQPLHQVTFFGQEPIVRKGNIEPIDITIAQRSSNKKVTIIKNLELYGLDPQCVANILQQKVQASATITPVPGSKDRVQVQIQGNQIHHLAKMLLEEYQLPRKYIQGLEKAPKLGRKK from the exons ATGAACAACAGGAATCCAATACTGTTTGAAATTGAGAAAGCTCTGTATCCAACAG TGTACATGCTGTGGGTCTACCCAGATCTTCTCCCTGCTTTTTCAACATGGCCCCCTGTGCTACAGAAACTAGCAGGAGGAGCAG ATCTGATGCTGCCAGGAGTTGTAGTGCCATCTTCTGGCTTTCCTCAAGTGGAGCCGGGCACACTCTGTGCTGTCACCCTCTTGGGAAACAG AGCTCCAGTAGCAGTTGCAGTCGCCACTATGTCCACGGCAGAGATGCTGGCTGCTGGAATGAAAGGGAAGGGCTTTGCAGTGTTGCATACTTACACAGATCACCTCTG GGAATATGGTGACAAATCTTATCCTCCTACCTTAGCTCCCTTGGTAACAGATTCTGCTGAAAAGGAGAGTgctgaagatgaggaagagatgGAGGGGAAAGAGCCTCTCATCAGCTTCTCCACTGACCCATTGCAGCATGTCGGCATGAGTGATTTGAGCCTGAAGGAGCGAGACGGTTGTGCAATACTGATGGGGAAGGAGAAACTCGATGagaacagagctgcagaaacagctgaagATGCTAACACAGAGGTTCAGCAGGAAGCTGAAGACAGCAGGACTCCACAAG agcaaATGGATGCATTATTTAATCAGTGCTTTTTTCATGCcttaaaatgcaaagtaaagAAATCAGATCTCCCTCTGCTCACCAGCACGTTTCTACGCAGCCATATGTTCTCATGCTG CCCCGCTGGACAACAACTGGACATAAAGAAGTCAAGCTATAAGAAG TTCTCTAAATTCCTGCAATGTATGCAGCACCAGAAGATCTTACAAGTGAAGGAGCTGAACAAAGGTGTGGAGAGCATTGTGGAAGTGGACTGGAAACATCCAGA CGTTAAAGCATTTGCAGTACCTGAAGGATTTTCTTCAGCCTCTGCTGCCCAAGACAGCAAGAGTGAAGACAGAGAACAAGTGTACCATGCTCCTGAAATCGTTCCACTTTATGGAGTCTCAACAAAAATGATCCCACTCTTTCAGGAATCTGGACACAG aaaAGGCAGCATCCTCTCAAGCAGCGAGGTGAGAAACATCATCATTAACTACGTGAAGACTAATGAGTTGGTTGATGAAACAAACAAGAA ctTTGTAAAGGTGAATGCCATTCTGTGCGACTGCCTGTTAGATAAATTGGAACAAGATGAAATCTCAAACCTGAAATGGGATGACCTCTTGAGCAG GTGCCTTGACCGACTGCAGCCCTTACACCAGGTGACGTTTTTTGGACAAGAACCTATTGTGAGGAAAGGAAACATTGAGCCCATCGACATAACCATAGCACAGAGGTCATCAAATAAGAAG GTGACAATTATCAAGAACCTTGAGCTGTATGGTCTAGACCCACAGTGCGTGGCCAACATTCTCCAACAAAAAGTACAAGCCAGTGCCACCATCACCCCAGTACCGGGATCAAAAGACAGAGTTCAGGTCCAGATCCAAGGCAACCAAATCCACCATCTGGCCAAGATGCTGCTAG AAGAATACCAGCTACCTCGGAAATATATTCAAGGCCTTGAGAAGGCTCCAAAGCTTGGCCGGAAGAAGTAG
- the EIF2D gene encoding eukaryotic translation initiation factor 2D isoform X1, which yields MFSRAFRVRSNTAIKGSDRRKLRTDVAAAFPNLSAEQLTEFIPNKEELNVIKIYSHKGEAVTVYMNNRNPILFEIEKALYPTVYMLWVYPDLLPAFSTWPPVLQKLAGGADLMLPGVVVPSSGFPQVEPGTLCAVTLLGNRAPVAVAVATMSTAEMLAAGMKGKGFAVLHTYTDHLWEYGDKSYPPTLAPLVTDSAEKESAEDEEEMEGKEPLISFSTDPLQHVGMSDLSLKERDGCAILMGKEKLDENRAAETAEDANTEVQQEAEDSRTPQEQMDALFNQCFFHALKCKVKKSDLPLLTSTFLRSHMFSCCPAGQQLDIKKSSYKKFSKFLQCMQHQKILQVKELNKGVESIVEVDWKHPDVKAFAVPEGFSSASAAQDSKSEDREQVYHAPEIVPLYGVSTKMIPLFQESGHRKGSILSSSEVRNIIINYVKTNELVDETNKNFVKVNAILCDCLLDKLEQDEISNLKWDDLLSRCLDRLQPLHQVTFFGQEPIVRKGNIEPIDITIAQRSSNKKVTIIKNLELYGLDPQCVANILQQKVQASATITPVPGSKDRVQVQIQGNQIHHLAKMLLEEYQLPRKYIQGLEKAPKLGRKK from the exons ATGTTCTCCAGGGCGTTCCGGGTGAGATCCAACACCGCCATCAAGGGGTCCGATCG GAGAAAACTACGAACTGATGTTGCAGCAGCTTTTCCTAACCTTAGCGCTGAACAATTGACTGAGTTTATTCCAAACAAGGAAGAGCTTAATGTCATCAAAATATATTCTCACAAAGGGGAGGCTGTCACTGTTTACATGAACAACAGGAATCCAATACTGTTTGAAATTGAGAAAGCTCTGTATCCAACAG TGTACATGCTGTGGGTCTACCCAGATCTTCTCCCTGCTTTTTCAACATGGCCCCCTGTGCTACAGAAACTAGCAGGAGGAGCAG ATCTGATGCTGCCAGGAGTTGTAGTGCCATCTTCTGGCTTTCCTCAAGTGGAGCCGGGCACACTCTGTGCTGTCACCCTCTTGGGAAACAG AGCTCCAGTAGCAGTTGCAGTCGCCACTATGTCCACGGCAGAGATGCTGGCTGCTGGAATGAAAGGGAAGGGCTTTGCAGTGTTGCATACTTACACAGATCACCTCTG GGAATATGGTGACAAATCTTATCCTCCTACCTTAGCTCCCTTGGTAACAGATTCTGCTGAAAAGGAGAGTgctgaagatgaggaagagatgGAGGGGAAAGAGCCTCTCATCAGCTTCTCCACTGACCCATTGCAGCATGTCGGCATGAGTGATTTGAGCCTGAAGGAGCGAGACGGTTGTGCAATACTGATGGGGAAGGAGAAACTCGATGagaacagagctgcagaaacagctgaagATGCTAACACAGAGGTTCAGCAGGAAGCTGAAGACAGCAGGACTCCACAAG agcaaATGGATGCATTATTTAATCAGTGCTTTTTTCATGCcttaaaatgcaaagtaaagAAATCAGATCTCCCTCTGCTCACCAGCACGTTTCTACGCAGCCATATGTTCTCATGCTG CCCCGCTGGACAACAACTGGACATAAAGAAGTCAAGCTATAAGAAG TTCTCTAAATTCCTGCAATGTATGCAGCACCAGAAGATCTTACAAGTGAAGGAGCTGAACAAAGGTGTGGAGAGCATTGTGGAAGTGGACTGGAAACATCCAGA CGTTAAAGCATTTGCAGTACCTGAAGGATTTTCTTCAGCCTCTGCTGCCCAAGACAGCAAGAGTGAAGACAGAGAACAAGTGTACCATGCTCCTGAAATCGTTCCACTTTATGGAGTCTCAACAAAAATGATCCCACTCTTTCAGGAATCTGGACACAG aaaAGGCAGCATCCTCTCAAGCAGCGAGGTGAGAAACATCATCATTAACTACGTGAAGACTAATGAGTTGGTTGATGAAACAAACAAGAA ctTTGTAAAGGTGAATGCCATTCTGTGCGACTGCCTGTTAGATAAATTGGAACAAGATGAAATCTCAAACCTGAAATGGGATGACCTCTTGAGCAG GTGCCTTGACCGACTGCAGCCCTTACACCAGGTGACGTTTTTTGGACAAGAACCTATTGTGAGGAAAGGAAACATTGAGCCCATCGACATAACCATAGCACAGAGGTCATCAAATAAGAAG GTGACAATTATCAAGAACCTTGAGCTGTATGGTCTAGACCCACAGTGCGTGGCCAACATTCTCCAACAAAAAGTACAAGCCAGTGCCACCATCACCCCAGTACCGGGATCAAAAGACAGAGTTCAGGTCCAGATCCAAGGCAACCAAATCCACCATCTGGCCAAGATGCTGCTAG AAGAATACCAGCTACCTCGGAAATATATTCAAGGCCTTGAGAAGGCTCCAAAGCTTGGCCGGAAGAAGTAG
- the RASSF5 gene encoding ras association domain-containing protein 5 isoform X2, with protein MTIGSSMSSGYCSLDEDLEDCFFTAKTSFFRSTPNKVPAKNVTQTVEEEKPEPPTIQEIKQKIEKYNAKVTNCLLMKLNDDGTYTGFIKVHLKLRRPVTVPAGIRPQSIYDALKEVNLADMTDKRTSFYLPLDAIKQLHISSTTTVSEVIQGLLKKFMVVDNPQKFALFKEMRKDGQVLLQKLPLTEYPLYLRLLAGPDTDVLSFVLKENETGEVEWDAFSIPELQNFLMILDKEEKDKIQQVQRKYEKFKQRLQQTLKEARGKPG; from the exons ATGACCATCGGCAGCAGCATGAGCAGCGGCTACTGTAGCTTGGATGAAGACCTCGAGGATTGCTTTTTCACAGCAAAAACCTCTTTCTTCCGGAGCACGCCAAACAAGGTCCCTGCCAAG AATGTAACACAAAcggtagaagaagaaaaacccgAGCCTCCGACCATCCAGGAGATCaaacagaaaattgaaaaatacaatgcaaaagTTACAAACTGCCTGTTGATGAAGCTG AACGACGATGGGACGTACACAGGTTTCATTAAAGTGCATTTGAAACTGCGCCGCCCCGTGACAGTGCCGGCGGGGATCCGGCCGCAGTCCATCTACGATGCCCTCAAGGAGGTGAACCTGGCCGATATGACGGACAAGAGAACCTCCTTCTACTTGCCGCTGGATGCCATCAAGCAGCTCCACATCAGCAGCACGACCACGGTGAGCGAGGTGATCCAGGGGCTCCTGAAGAAATTCATGGTGGTGGATAATCCTCAGAAGTTTGCACTTTTCAAGGAGATGCGGAAAGATGGGCAAG TGCTCTTGCAGAAGCTGCCTCTCACCGAGTACCCCCTGTACCTCCGGCTGCTGGCGGGCCCCGACACAGATGTGCTCAGTTTCGTGCTGAAGGAAAACGAAACAGGGGAAGTGGAG TGGGACGCATTCTCCATCCCAGAGCTACAGAACTTCCTGATGATACtggacaaagaagaaaaggacaaaatccAGCAAGTGCAAAGGAAGTACGAGAAGTTTAAACAGAGACTGCAACAGACCTTGAAAGAAGCCAGAGGCAAGCCTGGATAA